Proteins from a single region of Synechococcus sp. WH 8109:
- a CDS encoding site-2 protease family protein has translation MGLAVGEGWQVLKIGGIPLRLQPSWLFAVAIFTTLFQSRYAPTASVTASWGLGLLTTLLLFSSVLLHELGHALMALREGVKVLSITLFHLGGIARVEKECPTAMGNLRIAAAGPIVSLVLAFGMLAGAAALSDTQPLATQLLSQVGLLNLMLGLFNLLPGLPLDGGLILKALVWQLSGSQQKGVQVASASGRALSMLMILLGGVLLWQGWGINGLLLMLIGWFGLSANRSQTQMLELQTVLRELKVEGAAGKRFRVLEADQTLRRLSQLRLTASEAEGPADWVLVCKSGRWVGWIDDQPLKLLPVQQWDQQRLEDHLRPLAELPSIASSAPLAEAVPALEAASQGRLLVTSAAGLPSGTLDRMDVGDAVLKRLGVTLPPAILDEARKRNGYPLGLAMLPQMVQTMQAQSAEPDASSTSNS, from the coding sequence ATGGGATTGGCGGTGGGAGAGGGCTGGCAGGTGCTCAAGATTGGCGGAATTCCCCTGCGGCTCCAGCCCAGCTGGTTGTTTGCCGTGGCGATCTTCACCACGTTGTTTCAATCCCGCTACGCGCCCACGGCCTCGGTAACGGCGAGTTGGGGACTGGGATTGCTGACCACCTTGTTGCTGTTCAGCTCCGTGCTGCTGCATGAATTGGGCCATGCCCTGATGGCCCTGCGAGAAGGGGTGAAGGTCTTGAGCATCACCCTGTTTCATCTGGGTGGCATCGCGCGGGTGGAGAAGGAATGCCCTACCGCAATGGGCAATCTGCGCATTGCGGCTGCTGGCCCGATCGTGAGTTTGGTGCTGGCCTTTGGGATGTTGGCAGGGGCTGCAGCGCTGTCGGACACCCAGCCCTTGGCCACACAGTTGTTGAGCCAGGTGGGTTTGCTCAACTTGATGCTCGGCTTGTTCAATCTCTTGCCCGGGCTGCCCCTCGATGGCGGGCTGATCCTCAAGGCCTTGGTCTGGCAGCTGAGCGGCAGTCAGCAGAAAGGCGTTCAGGTGGCATCGGCGTCTGGACGCGCTTTGTCGATGCTGATGATCCTGTTGGGCGGTGTTCTGCTCTGGCAGGGGTGGGGGATCAACGGCCTCCTACTGATGTTGATCGGTTGGTTCGGCCTGAGTGCCAACCGCAGTCAGACCCAGATGCTGGAGTTGCAGACGGTGCTGCGGGAGTTGAAGGTGGAGGGTGCAGCAGGCAAACGTTTCCGCGTGCTGGAGGCGGATCAGACCTTGCGACGCCTCAGTCAGCTGCGGCTGACCGCCAGCGAGGCGGAGGGACCTGCCGATTGGGTGCTCGTCTGCAAAAGCGGCCGTTGGGTGGGTTGGATTGACGATCAACCCCTGAAACTTCTGCCGGTGCAGCAATGGGACCAACAGCGCCTCGAGGATCATCTGCGCCCCCTCGCTGAACTGCCGTCCATCGCCAGTTCGGCTCCCCTGGCGGAGGCGGTGCCGGCCCTGGAGGCGGCCTCCCAGGGACGCCTATTGGTTACGAGTGCTGCGGGCCTTCCTTCCGGCACCCTTGACCGCATGGATGTAGGCGATGCGGTGCTGAAGCGGCTCGGGGTGACCCTGCCCCCCGCGATCCTCGATGAGGCGCGCAAGCGCAATGGATACCCCCTGGGTTTGGCGATGCTTCCCCAGATGGTGCAGACGATGCAGGCTCAGAGCGCAGAGCCGGACGCCAGCTCGACCTCCAACTCCTGA
- a CDS encoding phosphoribosylanthranilate isomerase: MQPLRDPRPTPDLKICGITDPEQAQAIAQMGVQAIGVIGVPATPRFVEPAMRRALFQLLEQQHPQLNRVWVVADPDDAALEEALNGAGQPSVVQLHGSESDERCQRLKQRYPGQQWWKALRVREPEDLNQLEHYAAHVDALLLDAWTADQLGGTGHRIPLDWLAETELSVPWWLAGGVSAEWVPELLSRVTPQGLDASSRLEERPGWKNLDKVRALVEAVKER; this comes from the coding sequence ATGCAGCCCTTGCGTGATCCCCGCCCCACTCCAGACCTCAAGATCTGTGGGATCACCGACCCCGAGCAGGCTCAAGCCATCGCACAGATGGGCGTGCAGGCGATTGGTGTGATCGGCGTTCCCGCCACCCCACGCTTTGTGGAACCAGCCATGCGCAGGGCCTTGTTCCAGCTTCTGGAACAACAGCACCCCCAGCTGAATCGCGTTTGGGTGGTGGCCGATCCCGACGATGCCGCACTCGAGGAAGCGCTCAATGGAGCTGGGCAGCCCTCCGTGGTGCAGCTGCACGGCAGTGAGTCAGACGAACGCTGCCAACGCTTGAAACAACGCTACCCCGGGCAGCAGTGGTGGAAAGCGTTGCGAGTGCGTGAACCCGAAGATCTCAACCAGCTCGAGCATTACGCGGCCCATGTGGATGCTTTGCTGCTCGATGCCTGGACCGCGGATCAACTGGGCGGCACCGGGCACCGGATCCCTCTTGATTGGCTGGCTGAAACCGAGCTGTCTGTGCCGTGGTGGCTGGCAGGAGGGGTGAGTGCGGAGTGGGTTCCAGAACTACTCAGTCGCGTCACGCCTCAGGGCCTCGATGCCTCCAGCCGGCTGGAAGAACGACCGGGATGGAAAAACCTCGACAAGGTTCGAGCCCTTGTCGAGGCCGTGAAAGAGCGTTGA
- the folE gene encoding GTP cyclohydrolase I — protein MTSTVPFVSNGVANGNGNGSLNTQVSARIRERLREAGASFLANDNIADHLQPGELDHLQVEVADKVRDLLRSLVIDIDNDHNTHETAERVAKMYLQEVFKGRYHRQPKVASFPNVKQLDEIYTVGPITVRSACSHHLVPIMGNCWIGIKPGARVIGLSKFTRVADWVFSRPHIQEEAVMILADEIEKLCEPQGLGIIIKAQHYCMKWRGVKEPQTSMVNSVVRGDFRHDPSLKQEFFELVRQQEALLST, from the coding sequence ATGACCTCCACAGTCCCTTTCGTTTCCAACGGCGTCGCCAACGGCAACGGCAATGGCAGCTTGAATACCCAGGTTTCAGCACGCATCCGTGAGCGCCTGAGGGAAGCGGGTGCTTCCTTCCTGGCGAACGACAACATCGCTGATCACCTCCAGCCGGGTGAGCTAGATCACCTTCAGGTTGAAGTTGCAGACAAGGTTCGCGACCTGCTGCGCAGCCTGGTGATCGATATCGATAATGACCACAACACCCATGAGACGGCGGAGCGCGTCGCCAAGATGTACCTCCAGGAGGTGTTCAAGGGGCGTTACCACCGGCAGCCCAAAGTGGCCAGCTTCCCCAATGTGAAACAGCTGGATGAGATCTACACCGTTGGCCCGATCACGGTTCGTTCCGCCTGTTCACACCACCTGGTGCCGATCATGGGCAACTGCTGGATCGGGATCAAACCTGGTGCCCGGGTGATCGGTCTCTCCAAATTCACCCGCGTGGCTGATTGGGTCTTCTCCCGCCCTCACATCCAGGAAGAGGCTGTGATGATCCTTGCCGACGAAATCGAGAAGCTCTGTGAGCCCCAGGGTCTCGGCATCATCATCAAGGCGCAGCACTACTGCATGAAGTGGCGTGGCGTGAAAGAGCCCCAAACCAGCATGGTGAACTCCGTGGTGCGCGGCGATTTCCGCCACGATCCCAGTCTCAAACAGGAGTTCTTTGAGCTGGTGCGTCAGCAGGAAGCGCTGCTCAGCACCTGA
- a CDS encoding lipoate--protein ligase family protein: MPATGRLLPTQQADGHTQMALDAWLLKRSNGPVLRFYRWNGPWLSLGRHQHQWPGHWNDLARRGRISLVRRPSGGRAVLHAGGLTYALIWPDAPRRRQEAYSQACQWLIDGFQDLGLPLHFGSDPAGAEANNCFASATMADLVDPCGVKRVGSAQRWQNGRLLQHGEILLDPPAELWEEVFEEAAPAAAPARINRLELDQQLRQSLVQSWSRCPWQMQPLKADEVQELEVELASGSAL; the protein is encoded by the coding sequence ATGCCCGCAACCGGGCGTTTGCTCCCCACCCAGCAAGCGGATGGACACACCCAGATGGCTTTGGATGCCTGGCTTCTGAAGCGCAGCAACGGTCCGGTTCTGCGTTTTTACCGCTGGAATGGGCCCTGGCTCTCGCTGGGACGCCATCAACACCAATGGCCTGGGCACTGGAATGATCTGGCTCGACGCGGCCGCATCAGCCTGGTGCGACGCCCTAGCGGAGGTAGGGCCGTGCTTCATGCGGGCGGTCTCACCTATGCCTTGATCTGGCCGGATGCACCCCGGCGACGCCAGGAGGCTTACAGCCAGGCCTGCCAGTGGTTGATCGATGGCTTCCAGGATCTAGGGCTGCCGCTGCACTTCGGTTCCGATCCGGCGGGTGCTGAAGCCAACAACTGTTTCGCCTCGGCAACGATGGCCGACCTGGTGGATCCGTGCGGCGTCAAACGGGTCGGTAGCGCCCAGCGCTGGCAGAACGGTCGCCTGCTTCAACACGGTGAAATTCTGCTGGATCCCCCTGCTGAGCTCTGGGAGGAGGTGTTTGAGGAAGCGGCTCCAGCAGCGGCTCCAGCCCGCATCAACCGGCTGGAGCTGGATCAGCAACTGCGCCAGAGCCTGGTTCAATCCTGGAGCCGTTGCCCTTGGCAGATGCAGCCCCTAAAGGCTGACGAAGTTCAGGAGTTGGAGGTCGAGCTGGCGTCCGGCTCTGCGCTCTGA